A single window of Myripristis murdjan chromosome 21, fMyrMur1.1, whole genome shotgun sequence DNA harbors:
- the nxph2a gene encoding neurexophilin-2, with protein sequence MRALQTLLFLFLLHQVACRKAHGAATELIEWGESDNEQKFSPTGASPRILNPLRLFARGSPGFKSNMREVTYLENMEDFWDWLSNQTDVQGAQARTKRRPIVKTGKFKKMFGWGDFHSNIKTIKLNLLITGKIVDHGNGTFSVYFRHNSTGLGNVSVSLVPPSKVVEFEIAQQSTLETKDTKSFNCRIEYEKTDRNKKTALCGFDPSKVCYQEQTQSHVSWLCSKPFKVICIYIAFYSVDYKLVQKVCPDYNYHSDTPYSSTG encoded by the coding sequence GTCGCATGCAGGAAGGCGCACGGAGCGGCGACGGAGCTCATCGAATGGGGGGAAAGCGATAACGAGCAGAAGTTTTCTCCCACGGGGGCGAGTCCGCGGATCCTGAACCCCCTGCGTTTGTTTGCCCGGGGCTCCCCTGGGTTCAAGAGCAACATGAGGGAAGTGACATATTTAGAGAACATGGAGGACTTCTGGGACTGGTTATCTAACCAGACAGATGTTCAGGGGGCGCAGGCCAGAACTAAACGCAGGCCCATCGTCAAGACCGGCAAATTCAAAAAGATGTTCGGATGGGGGGACTTCCACTCCAACATCAAGACTATCAAACTCAACCTGCTGATCACGGGGAAGATCGTGGACCACGGGAACGGCACCTTCAGCGTTTACTTCCGCCACAACTCCACGGGCCTGGGGAACGTGTCGGTCAGCCTGGTGCCGCCCTCCAAGGTGGTGGAGTTCGAGATCGCCCAGCAGTCCACGCTGGAGACCAAAGACACCAAATCGTTCAACTGTCGCATCGAGTACGAGAAGACGGACCGCAACAAGAAGACCGCCCTGTGCGGCTTCGACCCGTCCAAGGTGTGCTACCAGGAGCAGACGCAGAGCCACGTGTCCTGGCTGTGCTCCAAACCCTTCAAAGTCATATGCATCTATATAGCCTTTTACAGTGTTGACTATAAACTGGTGCAGAAGGTTTGCCCTGACTATAACTACCATAGCGACACACCCTACTCCTCCACGGGATGA